Proteins encoded in a region of the Mycolicibacterium chitae genome:
- a CDS encoding enoyl-CoA hydratase, producing MTVVHTTDHGAVRVVTMNRPEARNALGRELIEALFAALSDAEADPAVRVAVLTGTDPAFCAGVDLKEAQQHGREYFARFQSHHCITKPAEMAIPVIGAVNGPVFTGGLEMALACDFLIASERAVFADTHARVGILPGGGMTARLPQRVGAGMARRLSMTGEVVDAARAERIGLVTEVVAHERLLPRALELAAQVAEVDAPTMAGLKEIYQRGWAGVTEPALAAEKRISGTQELDAAGLAQRRAEVTARNKSQIL from the coding sequence ATGACTGTCGTGCACACCACCGACCACGGCGCGGTCCGCGTGGTCACCATGAACCGGCCCGAGGCGCGAAACGCGTTGGGGCGCGAGCTGATCGAGGCGCTTTTCGCCGCCCTGAGCGACGCGGAGGCCGATCCGGCGGTGCGGGTGGCGGTCCTGACCGGGACCGACCCGGCGTTCTGCGCCGGCGTCGACCTCAAGGAGGCCCAGCAGCACGGCCGGGAGTACTTCGCCCGGTTCCAGAGCCACCACTGCATCACCAAACCCGCCGAGATGGCTATCCCGGTGATCGGCGCCGTCAACGGTCCGGTGTTCACCGGCGGCCTCGAGATGGCGTTGGCCTGTGACTTCCTGATCGCCTCGGAGCGCGCGGTTTTCGCCGACACGCACGCCCGGGTGGGCATCCTGCCCGGCGGCGGCATGACGGCCCGGCTGCCGCAGCGGGTCGGTGCCGGCATGGCGCGGCGGCTGTCGATGACCGGTGAGGTGGTCGACGCCGCGCGCGCCGAACGCATCGGTCTGGTCACCGAGGTGGTGGCCCACGAGCGGCTCCTACCCCGCGCCCTCGAGCTGGCCGCCCAGGTCGCCGAGGTGGACGCGCCGACCATGGCCGGCCTCAAGGAGATCTATCAGCGCGGCTGGGCCGGGGTCACCGAACCCGCGCTGGCCGCCGAGAAGCGGATCTCCGGCACCCAGGAACTCGACGCCGCGGGTCTGGCGCAACGCAGGGCCGAGGTGACGGCCCGGAACAAGAGCCAGATACTGTAA
- a CDS encoding acyl-CoA thioesterase domain-containing protein: protein MQTATLTPYFVADGDAFVPNAIAQGGWGPTLGGHVIGGLLARAIDAERADPELLPVRLTVDMLRRVATEPVRVRAEVVRVGSRMQAIDAAMIQHDEVVGRASALYLRRGEQPGEAAWSTPIELPPLPREPAEFDDAMPMFVKPYGREPGVGSGMVWQHDGPRYAWVREVRELVAGEPNSPFVQAALAVDVTASLTGFSTSGLGFINADYTLTLCRLPEGPYIGMAALTHYSEVGLATGTASLFDTRGPIGTGVTTAVANPHFGKRTFVRGSEATAH, encoded by the coding sequence ATGCAGACGGCGACCCTGACCCCGTACTTCGTGGCCGACGGCGACGCGTTCGTGCCCAACGCCATCGCCCAGGGCGGCTGGGGGCCGACACTGGGCGGGCACGTCATCGGCGGGCTGCTGGCCCGGGCCATCGACGCGGAGCGGGCCGACCCGGAGCTGCTGCCGGTGCGCCTGACCGTCGACATGCTGCGGCGGGTTGCCACCGAACCGGTGCGGGTGCGCGCCGAGGTGGTCCGCGTCGGCAGCCGGATGCAGGCCATCGACGCGGCGATGATCCAGCACGACGAGGTCGTGGGGCGCGCGTCCGCGCTGTATCTGCGCCGGGGCGAACAACCCGGCGAGGCGGCCTGGAGCACCCCCATCGAGTTGCCGCCGCTGCCCCGGGAGCCCGCCGAGTTCGACGACGCCATGCCGATGTTCGTCAAGCCGTACGGCCGGGAGCCGGGAGTCGGTTCGGGGATGGTCTGGCAGCACGACGGGCCGCGGTACGCCTGGGTGCGCGAGGTGCGCGAATTGGTCGCCGGCGAGCCGAACAGCCCGTTCGTCCAGGCCGCGCTGGCCGTGGACGTCACCGCATCGCTGACGGGGTTCTCGACGTCGGGGCTGGGGTTCATCAACGCCGACTACACGCTGACGCTGTGCCGGCTGCCCGAGGGGCCCTACATCGGGATGGCCGCGCTGACCCACTACAGCGAGGTGGGCCTGGCGACCGGGACGGCCAGCCTGTTCGACACCCGCGGCCCGATCGGCACCGGGGTCACCACGGCCGTCGCCAATCCGCACTTCGGCAAAAGGACCTTCGTCAGGGGTTCGGAGGCAACGGCCCACTAG
- a CDS encoding SDR family NAD(P)-dependent oxidoreductase: MTARLEGHSAIVTGASRGLGREIALALAAEGAAVAVVARTEQVWNDKLPGTIGETVAQIEAAGGRAVAIRADLTEREDLPRLVAEAREALGPTTILVNNAAFTAPGRPPKVGEQPRPKAQRSAKTPAPSADWPPFVGTPVHAFRRHFEIAVFAAYELMQLVAPDMIEAGRGAIINISSVASRIPGSGPYEDLSGGILPGYGGSKAALEHLTSSAAYELQRRNISVNALSPSQAMMTPGLSYYRTDFDDIGSEADFAEAVVRLALVDPAQVTGRTVGHREVLDGTFTPFAP, translated from the coding sequence ATGACTGCACGGCTCGAGGGACATTCGGCGATCGTCACCGGCGCGAGCCGCGGGCTGGGTCGGGAGATCGCCCTGGCGTTGGCCGCCGAGGGTGCCGCCGTCGCCGTCGTCGCGCGCACCGAACAGGTGTGGAACGACAAGCTGCCCGGCACCATCGGCGAGACCGTTGCGCAGATCGAGGCCGCCGGCGGGCGCGCCGTGGCGATCCGCGCCGACCTGACCGAGCGCGAAGACCTGCCGCGACTGGTCGCCGAAGCCCGGGAAGCCCTGGGGCCCACCACGATCCTGGTCAACAACGCCGCGTTCACCGCTCCCGGCCGACCGCCCAAGGTGGGGGAGCAGCCGCGGCCCAAGGCCCAGCGGTCCGCCAAAACCCCTGCGCCCTCGGCGGATTGGCCGCCGTTCGTCGGCACCCCGGTGCACGCCTTCCGCCGGCATTTCGAGATCGCGGTGTTCGCCGCCTACGAGCTGATGCAGCTGGTGGCCCCGGATATGATCGAGGCCGGCCGCGGCGCCATCATCAACATCAGCTCGGTCGCCTCGCGCATCCCGGGCTCGGGTCCGTACGAGGATCTCTCCGGCGGGATCCTGCCCGGCTACGGCGGATCCAAGGCGGCCCTCGAGCACCTCACCAGTTCCGCGGCCTACGAGTTGCAGCGCCGCAACATCTCGGTGAACGCGCTGTCCCCGTCGCAGGCGATGATGACGCCGGGACTGTCCTACTACCGCACGGACTTTGACGACATCGGCTCGGAGGCCGACTTCGCCGAGGCCGTGGTCCGGCTGGCGCTGGTCGATCCCGCGCAGGTGACCGGGCGCACCGTCGGGCACCGCGAGGTGCTGGACGGGACATTCACGCCGTTTGCGCCCTAG
- a CDS encoding TetR/AcrR family transcriptional regulator yields the protein MKADTPPVDKISAAGRPRDPRLDAAILAATADLLVEIGYANVTMAAIAERAGTTKTAVYRRWPSKAELVHEAAFPAVPSALEIPPGDIAADVRAMIAAARDIFTTPVVRAALPGLIADMTADEQLNARVMERFSALFSAVRTRVIEGVARGDVHPDVDPDRLVEVVGGATMLRLLLDPAKPLDEQWVDHTAAIVVHGVRRPQ from the coding sequence ATGAAAGCAGACACGCCACCGGTTGACAAGATCTCGGCCGCGGGCCGGCCCCGCGACCCGCGCCTCGACGCTGCCATACTGGCCGCCACCGCGGACCTACTTGTCGAGATCGGCTATGCGAACGTCACTATGGCCGCGATCGCCGAACGCGCGGGCACCACCAAGACGGCCGTGTACCGCCGCTGGCCCAGCAAGGCCGAACTGGTGCACGAGGCCGCCTTTCCCGCCGTGCCGTCGGCGCTGGAGATCCCGCCGGGTGACATCGCCGCCGACGTGCGGGCCATGATCGCCGCGGCCCGCGACATCTTCACCACACCGGTGGTGCGCGCCGCGCTGCCGGGATTGATCGCCGACATGACCGCCGATGAACAACTCAACGCCCGCGTCATGGAGCGCTTCAGCGCGCTGTTCTCGGCGGTACGCACCCGTGTGATCGAGGGGGTGGCGCGCGGGGACGTGCACCCGGACGTCGACCCCGACCGGCTCGTCGAGGTCGTCGGCGGCGCCACCATGCTCCGGCTGCTGCTGGATCCCGCGAAACCCCTCGATGAGCAGTGGGTGGATCACACCGCCGCTATCGTCGTACACGGCGTGAGGAGGCCGCAATGA
- a CDS encoding phosphotransferase family protein, which produces MSNQPAVENVDRLQRSSRDVNTLPTVLARWLSTVLPGGATPDVTIESGVDSNGMSSETIILTGRWIEDGAPREQKWVARVAPTADDIPVFSAYRLDHQFEVMRAAGELTDIPVPRVRWLENTGEVLGAPFFLMDHVDGVVPPDVMPYTFGNNWFADAPAEQQQKLQDTTVAVIAKLHSIPDAQNTFGYLLEADPPGDTALHRHFNWLKQWYQFCIPGIGRSDLVERALGWLEDNFPTDVAAAEPVLAWGDSRIGNVLYRDFEPVAVLDWEMACVGPRELDVAWIIFAHQVFQELCGLAGLPGLPEVLREDDVRATYRELTGVEVGDLRWFYVYSAVVWCCVFMRTGARRVHFGEMEQPDDIETLFYHGSLMKKLLEGNS; this is translated from the coding sequence GTGTCGAATCAGCCCGCCGTAGAAAACGTCGACCGCCTGCAACGCTCCAGCCGCGACGTCAACACCCTGCCCACCGTGCTCGCGCGGTGGCTGTCGACCGTGCTGCCCGGCGGCGCGACCCCGGACGTCACGATCGAAAGCGGCGTGGACTCCAATGGAATGTCCTCGGAGACAATCATTCTCACGGGGCGCTGGATCGAGGACGGTGCCCCGCGGGAGCAGAAGTGGGTCGCGCGGGTGGCCCCCACCGCCGACGACATCCCGGTGTTCTCCGCCTACCGGCTGGACCATCAGTTCGAGGTCATGCGCGCGGCCGGCGAACTCACCGACATTCCGGTGCCGCGGGTGCGCTGGCTCGAGAACACCGGCGAGGTGCTCGGCGCCCCGTTCTTCCTGATGGACCACGTCGACGGCGTGGTTCCGCCGGATGTCATGCCCTACACCTTCGGCAACAACTGGTTCGCCGACGCACCCGCCGAGCAGCAGCAGAAGCTGCAGGACACCACTGTCGCGGTGATCGCCAAGCTGCACTCGATCCCGGACGCGCAGAACACCTTTGGCTACCTGCTCGAGGCGGACCCGCCCGGGGACACCGCGCTGCACCGGCACTTCAACTGGCTCAAACAATGGTACCAGTTCTGCATCCCGGGCATCGGCCGGTCCGACCTGGTCGAGCGCGCGCTGGGCTGGCTCGAGGACAACTTCCCCACCGACGTGGCGGCCGCCGAACCGGTGCTGGCCTGGGGCGACTCCCGCATCGGCAACGTGCTCTACCGCGACTTCGAACCGGTGGCAGTCCTGGACTGGGAGATGGCCTGCGTCGGCCCGCGCGAGCTCGATGTGGCGTGGATCATCTTCGCGCATCAGGTGTTTCAAGAACTGTGCGGGCTCGCGGGATTGCCCGGGCTGCCCGAGGTGCTGCGCGAGGACGATGTCCGCGCCACCTATCGCGAACTGACCGGCGTCGAGGTGGGCGACCTGCGCTGGTTCTACGTCTACTCGGCGGTGGTGTGGTGCTGCGTGTTCATGCGCACCGGCGCGCGCCGGGTGCACTTCGGCGAGATGGAGCAACCCGACGACATCGAGACGCTGTTCTACCACGGATCGCTGATGAAGAAGCTGCTGGAAGGAAACTCCTGA